The region AACGCCGAGCAGGAGGTCGAGCTCGCCAAGCGCATCGAGGCCGGCCTGTTCGCCGAGGAGAAGCTGAACGACGGCGAGCCGCTGACCCCGGAGTTCCGGCGCGAGCTGGACATCATCGCCGAGGACGGCCGCCGGGCCAAGAACCACCTGCTGGAGGCCAACCTCCGCCTGGTGGTCTCCCTGGCCAAGCGCTACACCGGCCGCGGCATGCTGTTCCTGGACCTGATCCAGGAGGGCAACCTGGGCCTGATCCGCGCGGTGGAGAAGTTCGACTACACCAAGGGCTACAAGTTCTCGACCTACGCGACGTGGTGGATCCGTCAGGCCATCACCCGCGCCATGGCCGACCAGGCGCGGACCATCCGCATCCCGGTCCACATGGTCGAGGTCATCAACAAGCTGGCCCGCGTGCAGCGCCAGATGCTCCAGGACCTGGGCCGCGAGCCCACCCCGGAGGAGCTGGCCAAGGAGCTGGACATGACGCCCGAGAAGGTCGTCGAGGTCCAGAAGTACGGCCGCGAGCCGATCTCCCTGCACACCCCGCTCGGCGAGGACGGCGACAGCGAGTTCGGCGACCTCATCGAGGACTCCGAGGCGGTCGTCCCGGCCGACGCGGTGTCGTTCACCCTCCTGCAGGAACAGCTGCACTCGGTCCTGGACACGCTCAGCGAGCGTGAGGCCGGCGTGGTGTCCATGCGCTTCGGGCTGACCGACGGCCAGCCCAAGACGCTGGACGAGATCGGCAAGGTCTACGGGGTCACGCGCGAGCGGATCCGGCAGATCGAGTCCAAGACGATGTCCAAGCTGCGGCACCCGTCGCGCTCGCAGGTGCTGCGGGACTACCTGGACTAGTCAGTAGCGACAGCGAAAAGTGCGGCCGCCCCGGAAGGGGCGGCCGCACTTTTCGCTGAGCTCACTCGTTCGGATGAGCCTGTGTGCGAGGCCAAGGCCTGCGCGTTTGCCCCGGATATTATACAGGCGTAATATCCGCAGAAAGGTAGACGTTCGCGAGCTACGGCTTGGAGATGGTTCCTGAGGTCCGGGCTTGGCCGCATGAGTTGCGCAGGACCGATCGCTCGACGGCGCTGCTTGTGGGGCAAGCCATTTCGATGCTGTTGGAAGCCGGACCGGAACTCGGCCGACCATTGGCGGATCGCATCCACGGTGCGACGTTGCACAATCTCAAAGAGCTCCGTCCGGGATCGGCGGGGCGAAGTGAGGTGCGGATCTTGTTCGTCTTCGACCCGCGGCGCCGCGCGGTGCTTCTGGTCGCGGGGGACAAGACGGGGCAGTGGAATGCTTGGTATCGCGTCGCCGTACCGCTGGCGGAGGCCCGCTACGCCGTGTATCTGAAGGAGCGAGAAGGGCGATGAGCACCCACAGCTATGACCGGCAGGGGTTCCTCGATGAGTTCTTCCCCGAAGCCCAGGACCAGGTTGAGATCGCCGCGGGCATGGAGCGGTTGCGGGCGGAGCAGCGTGCCTTCCGCCTCGCCGAGATGCGCCGGCGGATGGGGTTGACCCAGGTCGAGGTGGCTGAACGGATGGGGATCAGCCAGGGGCGTGTCTCCGCTATCGAGCACGCCAAAGACGGGGCCACCGAGCTGCGCACGCTGGCTGCGTACGTCGAGGCGCTGGGCGGTCGCCTGGAGATCGTCGCCGACTTCGGTGACGAGCGCTTGGCCTTCTCGGAGCCGGGCGACATGACCGCGGCATGACCAACGGTGATGTGGCACACGCTCTCTGCGATCGTGTGTGACTCAGCTCACAACGAAGGCCCCGGTTCCGTCATGCGGAACCGGGGCCTTCGGCAAGAGCAGTAGCCGTTATCGGATCGTCCGTTACAGGTCTACGCAATCGGGCCGGGTAATGCTGCGCTTCAGGTCAGCGCTCTTCCTCGGCGGTGGTCTGCTTCGTCTCCACCAGCTGGTCGGAGAAGTCGTGTATCTCGATGGCGACCTTCGCCAGGCTCTCGTTGTACTTCTTGCCGTGGTGGGCGCAGAAGAGAAGCTCGCCGCCACCCAGGACGACGCGCACGTAAGCAGCGGCCCCGCAGCGGTCGCAGCGGTCGGAGGCCTTGAGCGGCTCAGTCGGAGTCAAGACTGCAGTGGTCACGGTCGCACCTGCTTTCTGTGTGGTACCCGGAACAACATCAAAGCAGGCGTTCGGTGTTCCCGCGCAAGTGATTCGGCGTCGAAAGCGTCACGTTCGCTGAGAGCGTACGGGGAAAGGGGTCGAACCGTGAGGAAACTCAACGTTCGGTGTCAGTATCGGCACGTAGCGTGAGGCTTCGTGGCTCAGAGTGTTGCGCCGGTCACATGGACTCGCCGGGGGGAAGCTCCCGGTACGCTGGCCCTGCCGTCGCTACCATTGATGCGAAACTGTGTTCGAGTGACGAGAGTCGATCACGGATCGACAAGATCGACAAGGGAGAGGAAGGTCCGCAAGTGAGTGCGCAAGGCAGGCCCGCGCCGTCCGCCGACAAGGACGGCTCCTACACCGCGCGGCACCTCCTTGTCCTCGAGGGACTCGACGCGGTCCGCAAGCGGCCGGGCATGTACATCGGCTCGAACGACGGCCGTGGTCTCATGCACTGTCTGTGGGAGATCATCGACAACTCGGTCGACGAGGCGCTGGCCGGTTTCGGGGACCAGATCGAGGTCATCCTGCACAAGGACGGCTCGGCCGAGGTCAGGGACCAGGGCCGCGGCATCCCGGTGGACGTGGAGCCCAAGACCGGCCTGTCCGGCGTCGAGGTCGTGATGACCAAGCTGCACGCCGGCGGCAAGTTCGGCGGCGGCTCCTACGCCGCCTCCGGCGGTCTGCACGGGGTCGGCGCCTCGGTGGTGAACGCCCTCAGCTCCCGCGTCGACATGGAGGTCGACCGGGCCGGCACGGTCCACGCGATCTCCTTCCAGCGCGGCATCCCGGGAGTGTTCGACGGCGACGGGCCGGACGGCAAGTTCAAGCCCGAGTCGGGGCTGCGCAAGGTCGGCAAGGTCTCGCGCGCGCTCGTGCCCAAATCGGCCGATGGCCGGCGCGCCGCGCCCACCGGCACCCGCACCCGCTTCTGGCCGGACCGGCAGATCTTCCTGAAGGACGCCGAGTTCGTCCTGGACGAGCTGCACTCCCGCGCGCGGCAGACCGCGTTCCTGGTGCCGGGCCTGACCATCAAGGTGGTCGACGAGCGCGACGGCGGTCACATCGAGGAGGTCTTCTCCTACGCCGGCGGCATCTCGGAGTTCGTGGAGTTCCTGGCGCCGGACCGCCCGATCACCGACACGCTGCGCTTCACCGGCTCGGGCAAGTTCACCGAGACCGTCCCGATGCTGGACGACCAGGGCCACATGACCCCGGCGGACATCGAGCGCGAGCTGTTCGTGGACGTGGCGCTGCGCTGGGGGACCGAGTACGACACCGTGGTCCGCTCCTTCGTGAACATCATCGCCACCCCCAAGGGCGGCACCCACCTCGACGGCTTCGGCCGCGGTCTGCTGAAGGCGGCCAACGAGCAGCTGCGGGCGGCCAAGCTGCTGAAGGTCAACGACGACGACGTGATCCGCGACGACGTCTTCGAGGGCCTGACCACGGTGGTCACCGTCCGGCTGGCCGAGCCGCAGTTCGAGGGCCAGACCAAGGAGGTCCTGGGCACCCCGGCGGCGAAGCGGATCGTGGCGCGGGTCGTGGAGAACTCCTTCAAGGAGTTCCTGACCTCGGCCAAGCGCAACGACAAGCCGATGGCCCGCGGCGTCCTGGAGAAGATCGCCAACGCCGCCCGCACCCGGATCACCGCGCGCCAGCACAAGGAGGCGCAGCGCCGCAAGAACGCGCTGGAGACCTCGGCGCTGCCGGCCAAGCTGGCCGACTGCCGCTCCGACGACGTGGACCGCTCCGAGATGTTCATCATCGAGGGCGACTCGGCGATGGGCTCGGCCAAGGCCGCGCGCAACTCCGAGTTCCAGGCGCTGCTGCCGATCCGCGGCAAGATCCTGAACGTCCAGAAGTCCTCGATCGCCGACATGCTGAAGAACGCCGAGTGCGCGTCCATCATCCAGGTCGTCGGCGCGGGCTCGGGCCGGTCGTTCGACATCGACCAGGCGCGCTACGGCAAGGTGATCCTGATGGCCGACGCCGACGTCGACGGCTCGCACATCCGCTGCCTGCTGCTGACGCTGTTCCACCGGTACATGCGCCCCATGCTGGAGGCCGGCCGCGTCTACGCCGCCGTCCCGCCGCTGCACCGCATCGAGGTGATCGGCGCGGGCCGGGCGAAGAACGAGTACATCTACACGTACTCGGACAACGAGATGCGCCGCACGGTCGCCGAGCTGCTGAAGAAGGGCAAGCGGATCAAGGAGCCGATCCAGCGCTACAAGGGTCTGGGCGAGATGGACGCCGACCAGCTGGCCGAGACCACCATGGACCCGCGCCACCGGACCCTGCGCCGCATCACCGTGGCCGACGGCGAATCCGCCGACAAGGCCTTCGACCTGCTGATGGGCAACGACGTGGCGCCCCGCCGCGAGTTCATCATCAACTCGGCCGCGGTCCTGGACCGATCCCGGATCGACGCCTAAGCGATGGCGGCGGGCGGGGGGCCGGCGGCACCGAGCACGGTGCTGCCCGCCGGGCGCGGCGGCGTCTGCCGCGCGGTGGTGGGCTGGCTGACCGAGCCGGCCCCGGAACGCGACGCGGGCCCGGCGCCCCGGCTGCTGCTGGTGACCGGCCCGCGCGGCGCGGGCAAGACGTTCACCCTGGCCTGGGCCTCCTCGGAACTGGCGGTCCTGGCCGAGGCCGCCGACGACGAGCGCTTCGCCTGGGTCTCCGCGCGCGGGCTGACCCCGCGCGTGCTGGCCTGGCAGCTGGCCGGACAGCTCGGGGTGACGGTGGCGGACGCCGCCGGGCTCGCGACGGCTGTCGCTGGGCGGCTGCGGGGGAGCGGTGCGGGGGAGGATTCGGGGAAGGCTGGGAAGTCCGGAGGGTCGGGCTTCGGGCCGGGGATCGCGGACGGGGTTTCGGCTGATGGGCTGAGCGGTGCTGCCGGCGGCGGTGCGGTCGGTGGTGGCGCGGCTGGCGGGAATGCTGCCGGTGGCGGTGCAGCTGGCGGCAGTGCTGCGGGTGGTGGCGCGGCCAGCGGGAGTGCCGCCGGTGGTGGCGCTGCCGGTGATGGTGCCGCTCGTAGTGGCGCGGCCGGGCAGGATGCTGAGGCCGAGGTTGAGGCCAAGGTGGAGGCTGAGGCCGCCGGATCGAGTTGCGACAGCCGCCACCCCGCTGCCGCCCGCGTGTCGGCGAGCCGATCGGCGACCTGGGACCTGTCGGCCAGTGCCGCCGAGGCGCTCCATGAGGTCGGGCGCTGGTCGCGGGTCACGATCCTGATCTCCGAACTCGATCTCGCCGGGCACCTGCGCGACGGCTCGGCGCGCGAAGCCGTGCTGGCGCAGCTGATCGCGCCGCTGCTGGCGGTGCCGGGCGTGCGGCTGATCGTGGAGTCGGCGCATCCGGACGTGGCGGACGCCGCGGCCCGCGCCGACAGCTCCGCGACCGTCATAGACCTGGGCGAGCATCGCTGGACCGACCGCGCCGAGTTCGCGGCCTGGCTGGACGACCTGGTGCCCTCCGGCGGCGCCGCGGCCCCGCAGGCGTACCCGAACCCCACCAAGGCCCGCGAGATCCTGAGCCTGGCCTCCAAACGCCACGCCGGCCTGCTCGCCGCCAGCGACGAACGGCCCTGGAAGCTGGCGGCGGTCCCGTTCGACATCGCGTTCCGCGAGGGCATCGCCGACCAGATCGTCCTGGAGCCGGCCAACCTGGTCCTGGTCCAGCAGCCGGCCCTGTCCACCGCCATCGACGCCCTCGGCAGCGCCGTGGCCCCCGGCACCCGCGCGGCCTGGCGCGTGGCAGGCCAGGCCCTCACGAACTCGACCACCGTCCCGGAACGCGCGGCCATCCTGCACGGCGCGGCCCTGGCCGTCGGCGATCACGCCCTGGCCGAAGCGGTCGCGCCCTACACCAGCGGCAACCGCCCCTCCGACGGCGCCCCCGTCGGCGACCCGATCCCCTGGCTGACACGCTGGGCCGGCTGGCGTCCCCTGCCGCCGGACACGCCGCGGCAAATGCCCTGGCCGGGACCGGTGGCGGCGCTGGCCGTGGCGGCGGGCTCGCCGGGCATCACAGCGAACATCGCCGAGTCGGTCGCTGCTCTGTCTGCCGCTGATGGTTCCGCTGCCGGCTCGCCGATAGCCGGTGCGACCGCTGCTCCGCCTGTGCCCGCTGCCAGTACTGCCGGCGCTGCCAGTGCTGCTGCTGCCGGTACTGCCGCTGCCGCTGCCGAGCAGGCTCCCGGCCCGACCGTCACCGTGCCGGCACCCGCCCCCGCCCCCGCAGCCGACGTGCACCACGCCGGCCCCGCGATCCTCCTCACCCCCGTCGCGGCCTCCCCGGCCGGCGCTTGGCTCCCCGACCCGGAGCCCACGCCGCCGGAGGTGCTGGTCGCGATAGACGACCTCGCTCGCGCCTATCGCCTGGATCCGCGGAGCGGCCGGATCGTCGGGCGGCCGGCGTCGCCGGTGATGGTGAAGGCGCGGGCCGCCGCCGTGGTCGACGCCTCGCCGAGCCTGGTGCTCACCGACTCCAGCCGGCGGCTGGCCGCGCTGGGGCCGACCGCGCCGCGCAAGGCTGTGGCGGCGGTGCGCGACGTGCTGCCCGATACCGCCGTGACGGCGGTGGCGGTGGCTCGGGACGCGCTCGTGTTCGGGGCGGGCGACGGCCGGGTGCACGTCTGGGACGTCGACACCGAGGAGCTCATCGCCGATCCCGAGGACCAGCACTCCGGGGCGGTGACCGCGGTGTCGGCCATCTGGATGCCCGACATGGATGTGCTGTTCGCGCTTTCCGGCGGCCAGGACGGGACGTTCCGCCTGTGGGCCGTGCCCGCCGACGCCAGCCTGCTGCCGGTGGAGGACCGCGGCGTGCCGGTCACGGCGATCGCCGCCGCGATCACGGAGGCCGGCCCGGTCGCGGCGGTGGCGTGGGCCGACGGCTGCCTCACCGTGTGGGACCTCGAGGACGCCCGCACCGGCCGGCCGATCCCGCTCGGCTGGGCGCCCAAGGCCCTGGCGCTCGGGGCCGACGGGCTGCTCATCGCCGCCGGCGACGACGGGCTGATCGCGATCGACCTGCACCTCGGCGACTTCTTCGAGGACTGACCCCCTACCCCAGCAACCCCTCCCGCAGCGCCGCGATCTCCTCCGCGCTCACCCCGTGCGCCAACAGGTACCCCTCGGCGCTCCCGAACCGCTCGCGCACGTGCGCCAGCGACCCGGTGATCAGCTCCTCGGTGATCACGTGCTGGTAGATCACATCCCCCGGATCCGCCGACAGCCGCGCGTGCGACAGCAGGTAGTCCGCGACGATCTCCTTCTCCGCGACCCCGAGCACGTCCAGCACCAGCGCGACCAGCACCCCGGTCCGGTCCTTGCCCGCCGTGCAGTGCACCAGCGCCGGCAGCGCGCCGGGACGCGCCAGCGCGTGCACCGCGTCGGCGAACGCCTCGCCGCTGTCGTCCAGCCAGGCCAGGTACAGCTCGAAGAACGTCCCCGCGCCCTCGTTCTCCAGGCTCGGTGCCACGTTCACGCGCTCGACCGCCAGCTCGCCCAGGGCGTCCGGCCACGCCGCGATCTCGAACGACTGCCGCAGGTCCACCACCGTCCGCAGCCCGATCGAGGCCAGCCAGGCCAGGTCGGCGTCGGTCGGCCGGTTCAGGCGGGCCGAGCGCAGCAGCCGCAGCGGCTGTACCACCGCCCCCGAGCCCGTCGGTATTCCCCCGATGTCGCGTGCGTTCTTGATGCCGGTCAGCGGCAGGTCGCTCATGTCACCGGATCTTATCGACGGTGTCCACCCACAGCTCAAGAGGTGTGCCGTCGGCTTTCCCGCAGCTTTCCGGACGCGGAACGGCGGCCAAAGCGCCGGTGACCGACACCGCGAAGGCCCGGCCGTCCGGGTGCTCGACGACCGCCGTCCACGCCGGCTCCGGATCCGGGGCGGTCTGCGTCACCGCCACCACGTCCAGCGCGTCCTGCGCGGTCTCGCCGAGCGCCGAGCGCACCGCCAGTTCGGCGACCTGCCCGGCCCGCGGCCAGGTCGACCGGCCCCGGCAGTTCGCCACCGCCATCCGGCCGTGCCGCGCGTCGGCCAGCACGGAGACGGCCGAGGCCGCGTCCAGCCGGCCGTAGGAGTACCCGGACGGCAGCACGACAGCGGTCGGCGCGAACCGGTGTCCGCCCAGGTGCGTGATCTCCCATACCGCCGGGAACGCGGCGTCCGCCCCCGGCCCCGAGGCCGAGTCCAGCGCCTCGGCGGCGACCGCCACCTGGCGGCCGCGTGTCGCGCAGCAGGCGTCGCGCTTGCCGTTGGTGCAGACCCCGAGCAGCGGTGTGCCGGGGAATTCGGCGTCCAGCGCCGCCACCGCGCGCCGGTCGCCGGCGCCCAGCGCGGTGAAGTCGATCTTCAGCAGGTCGGTGGGGTACTCGACCACCCCGCTGGCCAGCCACGTGCGCTTCGGGTGGGTCGAGGCGGCGAACCAGCGGCGGTGGCGCGGCGCGGCGTCGTGGTGGTCCTCGACCCGGCGGATCAGGGCCAGTCGGACGCCGGTCCCGGCCGTGCGCCCCTCCAACTCGGCGCCCAGCGCCGGGTCCAGACGGCTCTCGGTGACGGCGGCCCGCCCCCAGGGTCCGGGCTGCTCCACCAGCACCCACGCCGTGGCCTCGGCACCCGTGCCGGCCAGCGGCTCGTCCAGCTCGCGGGACAGCACCGAACACGCGTGGGGCTGGGGAGCCGGAAGTTGATCGTCGCGCATGCCCCCGACCATAACGCCCATCGCGCACCCCCACACCGTTCGCTTTTGTGCGGAGCCGGGTTCACGATGGTGGTGGCGACACAGATCGGGGGGTGCTCCGAACAGCGAGGTGCGCACCATGACGGAGAGTTCCGAGCAGGCCCAGAGTTCCGAGCAGGCCCAGAGTTCCGAGCAGGCCCAGAGTTCCGAGCAGGCCCAGAGTTCCGGGCAGACCCAGAGTCCCAAGCCCGCAGCGGCAGACAGCGACGAGGCGTTCCTGGATGCCGGCCCCGAGGCCCGTCGTTACGGCTTCCCCGCCGTCCATGGCCACGAAGTGATCGCGCTGCGCACCGTCGCGCGCGAGGACTGGGAGTCCTCGGCACCGGGGCGGATGCAACTGCTCCGATGGCGCAAGGGCTCCGGCGCGCTGGTCCGCGACCTGCCGTTGAGCCGGCTCTATGTCTGGGCCCGCGCGGGCCGGATCAGCTTCGGCGGCGCCGACGGCCGGACCGTGGACGTGGTGCTGCTCGGCGAGCCCGAGACCGAGGGCCTCAAGCTCGGCGCGCCGTGGCCGCCGAACCACGACCGCGCCCGCACCGCGTCCAACCTGGCGCACGGCGCGGTCACCGACCTGAAGAACACGGTCACCTTCCCGGTCTCCTTCCCGCGCATGATGCGGGTGAGCGGCGAGCGCAACGCGGTGCTGGACTCGATCGTCGCCTGGTGTCAGCGCGAGGTGCCGGACATCCACATCATGCGGGGCTGGCTGCGCGGCTCCGAGGGACCCTCGCGGCACCAGATCAAGGGCGTGCCGCACAAGGGTCTGCTCGGCGAACCCGGCTGGCTGCCGGACACCGTCGGGGCGCACCCGGCCGGATGGTCACCGTTCCATAACGACCGCAACGGAGGCAGTGAGCCGGCTCGTCCTAACGCGCATGAGCACCCTTCAGGAGCTTGAGCTCGCGGCGGCACGGCCGAAAGAGGTCTACGGCGAGGACGCCAAGATCGTCTGCGACAACCTGGTCCGGATCTACAAGACCGACGGCATCGAGGTCCAGGCTCTGCAGGGCCTGGACCTCCTGGTGCGGGCCGGGGAACTGGTCGCTATCGTCGGCGCCTCCGGCAGCGGCAAGTCCACGCTGCTGAACATCCTGTCCGGGCTCGACACCCCCACCGCCGGCGTCGCCAGGGTCGGCGGATACGACCTGCTCACCATGAAGGGCCGCGACCGTCTGCGTTATCGGCGCGAGACGGTCGGCTTCATCTGGCAGCAGACGGCGCGCAACCTGCTGCCCTACCTCAACGCCGCCGACAACGTCGCGCTGCCGATGGGCTTCGCCGGCAAGAAGCGCAAGTACGCCCGGCGCCGCTCCGGCGAGCTGCTGGACCTGCTGGGCGTCGGCTACTGCGCCGCCCGGCGCCCGGGGCAGATGTCCGGCGGCGAGCAGCAGCGGGTGTCGATCGCGGTGGCGCTGGCCAACGACCCCGAGGTGGTGTTCGCCGACGAGCCGACCGGCGAGCTGGACTCGGCGACCAGCCAGCAGGTGTTCGACGCGCTGCGCACCGCGAACGAGGAGCTGGGGGTCAGCATCGTGGTGGTCACGCACGACCACGAGGTGACCGACCAGGTGCAGCGCACCGTGGAGATCCGCGACGGCCGCACCTCCACCGAGGTCCTGCGGCGCGGCGCCGGCGGCGCGCCGGCCGAGCAGTTCGCGGTCCTGGACCGCGCCGGCCGGGTACAGCTGCCGAAGGAGTACGTTGATGACCTCCGCATGAAGGACCGGGTGCGGCTGGCGAAGAGCCCTGATCACATCGGGGTCTGGCCGGACCTGGCGCGCGGGGCTGAGGGTTCTATGGGTTCTGAGAGTGCCGGCGGTTCCATGGACGAGAGGGCGTAGTCCGGTGGGGGACATGATCGAGGTCGAGGGGCTCCGCCGGACGTTCGGTTCGGGGGAGAACGCCGTGCACGCGGTCGAGGACGTGTCGTTCACGGTGCCCGAGGGTCAGCTGTGCGCGATCGTCGGCCGCTCCGGCTCGGGCAAGACGACGCTGCTGAACCTGATCGGCGGGCTGGACAAGCCCGACGCCGGCCGGATCGCGGTGGACGGCAAGCAGCTCGCCGGCCCCGGGCGCAACCTGGGGGAGAAGGAGCTGGCGGCGCTGCGCCGGGACCTGTTCGGCTTCGTGTTCCAGTCCTTCGCGCTGATCCCGATCCTGTCGGCGGCCGAGAACGTCGGCATCCCGCTGCGCCTGCGCCGGACCCCGGTGGCCGAGCGGGAGCAGCGCGTGGAGCTGCTGCTCAACATGGTCGGCCTGGGCGAGCACACCAAGCAGCGCCCCGGGGAGATGTCCGGCGGCCAGCAGCAGCGCGTGGCGCTGGCCCGGGCGCTGGCCAACTCGCCGCGGGTGCTGATCGCCGACGAGCCCACCGGCCAGCTGGACTCCGAGACCGGCCGCGCGGTGATGCGGCTGCTGCGCGCGGTGGTCGCCGCGGAGAACGTGACCGCGCTGGTGGCCACCCACGACCCGCTGATGATGGAGCTCGCCGACCGGGTCATCACCGTCGGGGACGGCAGGCTGCTCGCGGACTCCGACGGCGACGCCGAGGGCGCCGGCGCGGGTGTCGGCGTTGCGGGCGTGGGGGCTTAGCTCCGGCAGACTCACTGAGCTCACAACGCAATCCCCGGTT is a window of Catenulispora sp. MAP5-51 DNA encoding:
- a CDS encoding RNA polymerase sigma factor codes for the protein MSASTSRPLPAEIAESAHLVALIERGRAQGHIAADEVRQAFEEADIPMAKAKSVMRALTTVLHEEGVDLTVNATQSAGVARKRVAAASKTAAKKTTTATAAKATTVKKAAAKTAAPGVAAANGASGDELTEAGSAAAKKAAAAKKTAAKKTAASAAGADGESGTGPAKKAAAKKGAPAKKAAGKKGDGEDGEDAELEEDVDLEIELDDEDGPDMEVAATDESEETSETDGATPGEDKEEGFVLSDDEDDAPAQQVASAGATADPVKDYLKQIGKVPLLNAEQEVELAKRIEAGLFAEEKLNDGEPLTPEFRRELDIIAEDGRRAKNHLLEANLRLVVSLAKRYTGRGMLFLDLIQEGNLGLIRAVEKFDYTKGYKFSTYATWWIRQAITRAMADQARTIRIPVHMVEVINKLARVQRQMLQDLGREPTPEELAKELDMTPEKVVEVQKYGREPISLHTPLGEDGDSEFGDLIEDSEAVVPADAVSFTLLQEQLHSVLDTLSEREAGVVSMRFGLTDGQPKTLDEIGKVYGVTRERIRQIESKTMSKLRHPSRSQVLRDYLD
- a CDS encoding type II toxin-antitoxin system RelE/ParE family toxin; translated protein: MVPEVRAWPHELRRTDRSTALLVGQAISMLLEAGPELGRPLADRIHGATLHNLKELRPGSAGRSEVRILFVFDPRRRAVLLVAGDKTGQWNAWYRVAVPLAEARYAVYLKEREGR
- a CDS encoding helix-turn-helix domain-containing protein, whose translation is MSTHSYDRQGFLDEFFPEAQDQVEIAAGMERLRAEQRAFRLAEMRRRMGLTQVEVAERMGISQGRVSAIEHAKDGATELRTLAAYVEALGGRLEIVADFGDERLAFSEPGDMTAA
- a CDS encoding type IIA DNA topoisomerase subunit B — encoded protein: MSAQGRPAPSADKDGSYTARHLLVLEGLDAVRKRPGMYIGSNDGRGLMHCLWEIIDNSVDEALAGFGDQIEVILHKDGSAEVRDQGRGIPVDVEPKTGLSGVEVVMTKLHAGGKFGGGSYAASGGLHGVGASVVNALSSRVDMEVDRAGTVHAISFQRGIPGVFDGDGPDGKFKPESGLRKVGKVSRALVPKSADGRRAAPTGTRTRFWPDRQIFLKDAEFVLDELHSRARQTAFLVPGLTIKVVDERDGGHIEEVFSYAGGISEFVEFLAPDRPITDTLRFTGSGKFTETVPMLDDQGHMTPADIERELFVDVALRWGTEYDTVVRSFVNIIATPKGGTHLDGFGRGLLKAANEQLRAAKLLKVNDDDVIRDDVFEGLTTVVTVRLAEPQFEGQTKEVLGTPAAKRIVARVVENSFKEFLTSAKRNDKPMARGVLEKIANAARTRITARQHKEAQRRKNALETSALPAKLADCRSDDVDRSEMFIIEGDSAMGSAKAARNSEFQALLPIRGKILNVQKSSIADMLKNAECASIIQVVGAGSGRSFDIDQARYGKVILMADADVDGSHIRCLLLTLFHRYMRPMLEAGRVYAAVPPLHRIEVIGAGRAKNEYIYTYSDNEMRRTVAELLKKGKRIKEPIQRYKGLGEMDADQLAETTMDPRHRTLRRITVADGESADKAFDLLMGNDVAPRREFIINSAAVLDRSRIDA
- a CDS encoding WD40 repeat domain-containing protein; this translates as MAAGGGPAAPSTVLPAGRGGVCRAVVGWLTEPAPERDAGPAPRLLLVTGPRGAGKTFTLAWASSELAVLAEAADDERFAWVSARGLTPRVLAWQLAGQLGVTVADAAGLATAVAGRLRGSGAGEDSGKAGKSGGSGFGPGIADGVSADGLSGAAGGGAVGGGAAGGNAAGGGAAGGSAAGGGAASGSAAGGGAAGDGAARSGAAGQDAEAEVEAKVEAEAAGSSCDSRHPAAARVSASRSATWDLSASAAEALHEVGRWSRVTILISELDLAGHLRDGSAREAVLAQLIAPLLAVPGVRLIVESAHPDVADAAARADSSATVIDLGEHRWTDRAEFAAWLDDLVPSGGAAAPQAYPNPTKAREILSLASKRHAGLLAASDERPWKLAAVPFDIAFREGIADQIVLEPANLVLVQQPALSTAIDALGSAVAPGTRAAWRVAGQALTNSTTVPERAAILHGAALAVGDHALAEAVAPYTSGNRPSDGAPVGDPIPWLTRWAGWRPLPPDTPRQMPWPGPVAALAVAAGSPGITANIAESVAALSAADGSAAGSPIAGATAAPPVPAASTAGAASAAAAGTAAAAAEQAPGPTVTVPAPAPAPAADVHHAGPAILLTPVAASPAGAWLPDPEPTPPEVLVAIDDLARAYRLDPRSGRIVGRPASPVMVKARAAAVVDASPSLVLTDSSRRLAALGPTAPRKAVAAVRDVLPDTAVTAVAVARDALVFGAGDGRVHVWDVDTEELIADPEDQHSGAVTAVSAIWMPDMDVLFALSGGQDGTFRLWAVPADASLLPVEDRGVPVTAIAAAITEAGPVAAVAWADGCLTVWDLEDARTGRPIPLGWAPKALALGADGLLIAAGDDGLIAIDLHLGDFFED
- a CDS encoding tyrosine-protein phosphatase; translation: MSDLPLTGIKNARDIGGIPTGSGAVVQPLRLLRSARLNRPTDADLAWLASIGLRTVVDLRQSFEIAAWPDALGELAVERVNVAPSLENEGAGTFFELYLAWLDDSGEAFADAVHALARPGALPALVHCTAGKDRTGVLVALVLDVLGVAEKEIVADYLLSHARLSADPGDVIYQHVITEELITGSLAHVRERFGSAEGYLLAHGVSAEEIAALREGLLG
- a CDS encoding sucrase ferredoxin, whose translation is MRDDQLPAPQPHACSVLSRELDEPLAGTGAEATAWVLVEQPGPWGRAAVTESRLDPALGAELEGRTAGTGVRLALIRRVEDHHDAAPRHRRWFAASTHPKRTWLASGVVEYPTDLLKIDFTALGAGDRRAVAALDAEFPGTPLLGVCTNGKRDACCATRGRQVAVAAEALDSASGPGADAAFPAVWEITHLGGHRFAPTAVVLPSGYSYGRLDAASAVSVLADARHGRMAVANCRGRSTWPRAGQVAELAVRSALGETAQDALDVVAVTQTAPDPEPAWTAVVEHPDGRAFAVSVTGALAAVPRPESCGKADGTPLELWVDTVDKIR
- a CDS encoding ABC transporter ATP-binding protein, with the translated sequence MSTLQELELAAARPKEVYGEDAKIVCDNLVRIYKTDGIEVQALQGLDLLVRAGELVAIVGASGSGKSTLLNILSGLDTPTAGVARVGGYDLLTMKGRDRLRYRRETVGFIWQQTARNLLPYLNAADNVALPMGFAGKKRKYARRRSGELLDLLGVGYCAARRPGQMSGGEQQRVSIAVALANDPEVVFADEPTGELDSATSQQVFDALRTANEELGVSIVVVTHDHEVTDQVQRTVEIRDGRTSTEVLRRGAGGAPAEQFAVLDRAGRVQLPKEYVDDLRMKDRVRLAKSPDHIGVWPDLARGAEGSMGSESAGGSMDERA
- a CDS encoding ABC transporter ATP-binding protein; the encoded protein is MIEVEGLRRTFGSGENAVHAVEDVSFTVPEGQLCAIVGRSGSGKTTLLNLIGGLDKPDAGRIAVDGKQLAGPGRNLGEKELAALRRDLFGFVFQSFALIPILSAAENVGIPLRLRRTPVAEREQRVELLLNMVGLGEHTKQRPGEMSGGQQQRVALARALANSPRVLIADEPTGQLDSETGRAVMRLLRAVVAAENVTALVATHDPLMMELADRVITVGDGRLLADSDGDAEGAGAGVGVAGVGA